Proteins from a single region of Allocatelliglobosispora scoriae:
- a CDS encoding sulfatase family protein, with product MDIPTVSRRTLIAGTAAAGLASATAAGGTAASAAPPARPNILVIVTDDQPKNTSWATPKTVGWLGDQGVTFTRGYAATPLCAPSRSSILTGRYAHNHGVRGNQHSENLDHSGTVQRYLHDAGYRTGLYGKFLNGWDVHDNPPHFDEYALLAPITYNDGTYNVNGTVKTIAGYSTTVIKNQAVKFIERSATDTRPWFLYVAPKAPHGPNTADTPYENTPVPAWKGRPSVPEADRSDKPGFIKNATGTLADGKAIRTAQLRTLLSVDDAVEAIRQKLVALGQLDNTLVIFIGDNGYTWADHGWTKKSVPYTPSIQVPFYLSWPAGGLDTGADDGRLAANIDIAPTIFDATGVTPGPQHVLDGHSLLGSHRRTRLLTEFWKHGTGAGGPNTWSSYVDATRQYTEYYQLHTDANGIPTGTGAVLFREYYDLVNDPHQLTNLLYQATPAQEQALGIPALAAQLAADRTSSGATAP from the coding sequence ATGGACATTCCCACCGTCAGTCGGCGTACCCTGATCGCCGGCACGGCCGCCGCCGGTCTGGCGAGCGCGACCGCCGCGGGCGGCACGGCGGCATCGGCCGCGCCCCCGGCCCGCCCCAACATCCTGGTGATCGTCACCGACGACCAGCCCAAGAACACGAGCTGGGCGACGCCCAAGACCGTCGGCTGGCTCGGCGACCAGGGCGTCACGTTCACCCGGGGGTACGCCGCCACGCCCCTCTGCGCACCGTCGCGCTCCTCGATCCTGACCGGCCGGTACGCGCACAACCACGGCGTACGCGGCAATCAGCACTCGGAGAACCTCGACCACAGCGGCACGGTGCAGCGGTACCTCCACGACGCCGGTTACCGGACCGGGCTCTACGGCAAGTTCCTCAACGGCTGGGACGTCCACGACAATCCCCCGCACTTCGACGAGTACGCGCTGCTCGCACCCATCACCTACAACGACGGCACCTACAACGTCAACGGCACGGTGAAGACGATCGCGGGCTACTCCACCACCGTCATCAAGAACCAGGCGGTGAAGTTCATCGAGCGCAGCGCCACCGACACCCGGCCCTGGTTCCTCTACGTGGCGCCCAAGGCGCCGCACGGGCCCAACACGGCGGACACGCCCTACGAGAACACGCCGGTCCCGGCCTGGAAGGGGCGGCCCTCCGTGCCCGAGGCGGACCGGTCCGACAAGCCCGGGTTCATCAAGAACGCCACCGGCACCCTCGCCGACGGCAAGGCGATCCGCACCGCGCAGCTGCGCACGCTGCTCTCCGTCGACGACGCCGTCGAGGCGATCCGGCAGAAGCTCGTCGCGCTCGGCCAGTTGGACAACACGCTGGTCATCTTCATCGGCGACAACGGATACACCTGGGCCGACCACGGCTGGACCAAGAAGTCGGTGCCATACACCCCGTCGATCCAGGTGCCGTTCTACCTCTCCTGGCCGGCCGGCGGCCTCGACACCGGCGCCGACGACGGCCGGCTCGCCGCCAACATCGACATCGCGCCGACCATCTTCGACGCGACCGGTGTCACCCCCGGGCCGCAGCACGTCCTCGACGGCCACTCGCTGCTCGGCTCGCACCGGCGGACCCGCCTGCTCACCGAGTTCTGGAAGCACGGCACCGGTGCGGGCGGCCCCAACACCTGGTCGTCCTATGTCGACGCGACGCGGCAGTACACCGAGTACTACCAGCTGCACACCGACGCCAACGGGATACCGACCGGCACCGGTGCCGTGCTGTTCCGGGAGTACTACGACCTCGTCAACGACCCGCACCAGCTGACCAACCTGCTCTACCAGGCGACGCCCGCGCAGGAGCAGGCGCTCGGCATCCCGGCCCTCGCCGCCCAGCTCGCCGCCGACCGCACCAGCTCGGGCGCCACCGCACCATGA
- a CDS encoding MarR family winged helix-turn-helix transcriptional regulator, whose amino-acid sequence MEELIPCLARDLRAALDAELAPLGITMQQGALIMRIAQGEDSPGQLAGLVGTDTAGMTRLIDRLVGKELVRRSPRPGDRRAVVVELTEAGRELHPLVPPAFARVAARLLGGFSPAEERAADDLLRRMIENLHGAGACTGG is encoded by the coding sequence ATGGAGGAGCTGATCCCGTGCCTCGCCCGCGACCTGCGTGCGGCCCTCGACGCGGAGTTGGCGCCCCTCGGGATCACGATGCAGCAGGGCGCGCTGATCATGCGGATCGCGCAGGGCGAGGACAGCCCCGGCCAGCTCGCGGGCCTGGTCGGCACGGACACGGCGGGCATGACACGCCTCATCGACCGGCTGGTGGGCAAGGAGCTCGTGCGGCGGTCACCCCGCCCCGGCGATCGGCGAGCCGTCGTCGTCGAGCTGACCGAGGCCGGTCGTGAGCTGCATCCGCTGGTGCCGCCCGCCTTCGCCCGCGTCGCCGCGCGGCTTCTCGGCGGCTTCAGCCCCGCCGAGGAGCGGGCGGCGGACGACCTGCTCCGGCGCATGATCGAGAACCTGCACGGCGCCGGAGCCTGCACCGGCGGCTAG
- a CDS encoding ATP-grasp domain-containing protein, with translation MNVVTPADTILPAGSVLYVEEPEVAERNDAAGKLAALDCVRELVTWEYQVPGAAERFHDEHPDEPVVAVIPAMEYAVPFAARLAELYGVPGATLTAAETLRDKGRLRAVTAAAGIANPASASVASPDDVRAFAERHPGRIIIKPSNRQATIGTWIIDGPGAIDEAWTAAIAQDESMHVPDRGLPLRMLAEQFVTGPEYSVEMLVHEGRSRFANVTDKVLFDGPRPIERGHVVPADIPDPLHEALVAATARVAGAVGFRSGFLHCEWIVAADGTPYLVECAGRLPGDMIVLLMEYAWPINITSRYFDVMQGVDPGPAQAAAAAACAVWFLAVDAGVVECVDGLDDAADVPDVVRVECLVAPGDEVHELRSSWDRAAYAMSWAPTPEEAREAAELAIAKIHVKVRELP, from the coding sequence ATGAACGTCGTTACTCCTGCCGACACGATCCTGCCTGCGGGATCGGTGCTCTACGTGGAGGAGCCCGAGGTCGCCGAGCGCAACGACGCGGCCGGGAAGCTCGCCGCCCTGGACTGCGTGCGCGAGCTCGTCACCTGGGAGTACCAGGTGCCCGGCGCCGCCGAGCGGTTCCACGACGAGCACCCGGACGAGCCGGTGGTCGCGGTGATCCCGGCCATGGAGTACGCGGTGCCCTTCGCCGCCCGGCTCGCCGAGCTCTACGGCGTACCCGGTGCGACGCTCACCGCCGCCGAGACCCTGCGCGACAAGGGCCGCCTGCGTGCCGTCACCGCGGCGGCCGGGATCGCCAACCCCGCTTCGGCGAGCGTGGCGAGCCCGGACGACGTGCGTGCCTTCGCCGAGCGGCACCCCGGGCGGATCATCATCAAGCCGAGCAACCGGCAGGCGACGATCGGCACCTGGATCATCGACGGGCCCGGTGCGATCGACGAGGCCTGGACGGCGGCGATCGCCCAGGACGAGAGCATGCACGTCCCCGATCGCGGGCTGCCGCTGCGGATGCTCGCCGAGCAGTTCGTGACCGGCCCGGAGTACAGCGTGGAGATGCTGGTCCACGAGGGCCGGTCCCGGTTCGCCAACGTCACCGACAAGGTCCTCTTCGACGGCCCGCGCCCGATCGAGCGGGGCCACGTCGTGCCCGCCGACATTCCCGACCCGCTGCACGAGGCGCTCGTCGCGGCGACGGCGCGGGTCGCCGGGGCGGTCGGGTTCCGCAGCGGATTCCTGCACTGCGAGTGGATCGTCGCCGCTGACGGCACGCCCTACCTCGTCGAGTGCGCCGGCCGGCTGCCCGGCGACATGATCGTGCTGCTGATGGAGTACGCCTGGCCGATCAACATCACCAGCCGCTACTTCGACGTCATGCAGGGCGTCGACCCCGGTCCCGCGCAGGCGGCGGCCGCCGCCGCCTGCGCGGTGTGGTTCCTCGCCGTGGACGCCGGCGTCGTGGAGTGCGTCGACGGCCTCGACGACGCGGCCGACGTGCCGGACGTGGTCCGGGTGGAGTGCCTGGTGGCGCCGGGTGACGAGGTGCACGAGCTGCGCAGCTCGTGGGATCGCGCGGCCTACGCGATGTCCTGGGCGCCGACGCCGGAGGAGGCGCGCGAGGCCGCCGAGCTCGCGATCGCCAAGATCCATGTCAAGGTACGCGAATTGCCGTAA
- a CDS encoding SDR family NAD(P)-dependent oxidoreductase, which translates to MDTDSDPRPVAAITGAAQGIGERIAQVLADEGYRLALFDRQQIPDSDSVLAITGDVTRESDVADFAAAIGERFGRIDVLVNNAGIACISPAEETPASLFRQVVDVNLTGPFLLSQALGRQMLAAGSGSIVNIASVAGLFGVADRSAYNASKHGLIGLTRTLAAEWGGRGVRVNAVCPGWVKTPMDDASQGEGAYGDADITDHVPMGRFATPDDVAQAVAFLADRRRSAFVNGVTLSVDGGWAADGSWQSLRLGARER; encoded by the coding sequence GTGGACACAGACTCAGATCCTCGGCCCGTCGCGGCGATCACCGGTGCTGCGCAGGGTATCGGCGAGCGCATCGCCCAGGTGCTCGCCGACGAAGGCTATCGACTCGCGCTCTTCGACCGCCAGCAGATTCCCGACTCCGATAGTGTGCTCGCGATCACCGGCGATGTCACCCGGGAGAGCGACGTCGCCGACTTCGCCGCAGCGATCGGTGAGCGGTTCGGGCGGATAGACGTGCTGGTCAACAATGCCGGGATCGCCTGCATCAGCCCCGCCGAGGAGACACCGGCCAGCCTGTTCCGCCAGGTGGTCGACGTGAATCTGACCGGGCCTTTCCTGCTCTCCCAGGCCCTCGGGCGGCAGATGCTCGCCGCGGGCAGCGGTTCGATCGTCAACATCGCCTCGGTCGCCGGGCTCTTCGGGGTCGCCGACCGGTCCGCCTACAACGCGAGCAAGCACGGGCTGATCGGCCTCACCAGGACCCTCGCCGCCGAGTGGGGCGGCCGGGGTGTCCGGGTCAACGCCGTCTGCCCCGGCTGGGTCAAGACGCCGATGGACGACGCGTCGCAGGGCGAGGGCGCCTACGGCGACGCCGACATCACCGATCACGTGCCGATGGGGCGCTTCGCCACACCGGACGATGTCGCCCAGGCCGTGGCCTTCCTCGCCGATCGGCGGCGCAGCGCCTTCGTCAACGGCGTGACGCTCTCCGTGGACGGTGGCTGGGCCGCCGACGGATCGTGGCAGTCGCTGCGGCTGGGGGCACGGGAGCGATGA
- a CDS encoding gluconokinase codes for MSISKKPVVVVIGVAGSGKSTVGSALARHLGVEFADGDDFHPPANVAKMAAGQPLDDADRWPWLAAIGDWIDGRLAAGTGGVVACSGLHRAYRDRLRRSPDVRVVYLRISAAEATARAAHRTGHYFGADLVASQFATLEEPGPDEDVVTVDATASPADLVALIGKEISPPR; via the coding sequence ATGAGCATCTCGAAGAAGCCGGTCGTCGTCGTGATCGGCGTCGCGGGCAGCGGCAAGAGCACCGTCGGCAGCGCGCTCGCCCGACACCTGGGCGTGGAGTTCGCCGACGGCGACGACTTCCACCCGCCCGCCAACGTGGCGAAGATGGCGGCCGGGCAGCCGCTCGACGACGCCGACCGGTGGCCCTGGCTCGCCGCGATCGGCGACTGGATCGACGGGCGGCTCGCCGCGGGCACGGGCGGTGTCGTCGCCTGCTCGGGGCTGCACCGCGCCTACCGCGACCGGTTGCGGCGCAGCCCCGACGTACGCGTCGTCTACCTGCGGATCTCGGCCGCGGAGGCGACCGCGCGGGCGGCGCACCGCACCGGCCACTACTTCGGCGCCGACCTGGTGGCGAGCCAGTTCGCCACGCTGGAGGAGCCCGGACCGGACGAGGACGTGGTCACCGTCGACGCCACGGCGAGCCCCGCCGACCTGGTGGCCCTCATCGGTAAGGAGATATCGCCGCCTCGGTGA
- a CDS encoding GOLPH3/VPS74 family protein translates to MQRLTLRDEVYLLAHDDRGEPRIHTGSLSFGLAGAILIDLVLSGHVTVEPGRVALRDTARTGDGIGDWAIAQMVGDQLPRQPRGWLGTIARDAYDRTTGGLHAAGLVTKTSYRRLLGSMVVRYPPAPDAPIGSTRARVWYAVNGRETPDDQCAALCGLVGTLRLESTLNVNLPSGELLSRLSYLLDQQQPAVREIVGTVSTMITEAAISPYR, encoded by the coding sequence ATGCAGCGATTGACCCTCCGCGACGAGGTCTACCTGCTCGCGCACGACGATCGTGGCGAGCCGCGCATCCACACGGGCTCGCTCTCCTTCGGGCTCGCCGGTGCGATCCTGATCGACCTGGTGCTCTCCGGTCACGTCACGGTGGAGCCGGGGCGGGTGGCCCTGCGCGACACCGCCCGCACCGGCGACGGGATCGGCGACTGGGCGATCGCCCAGATGGTCGGCGACCAGCTCCCCCGGCAGCCGCGCGGGTGGCTGGGGACGATCGCCCGGGACGCCTATGACCGGACCACCGGCGGGCTGCACGCGGCGGGGCTGGTGACGAAGACGAGCTACCGGCGGCTGCTCGGCTCGATGGTGGTGCGCTACCCGCCGGCGCCGGACGCGCCGATCGGCTCCACCCGGGCCCGGGTCTGGTACGCCGTGAACGGCCGCGAGACCCCGGACGACCAGTGCGCCGCGCTCTGCGGACTGGTCGGCACGCTCCGGCTGGAGTCGACCCTCAACGTCAACCTCCCGTCGGGCGAGCTGCTCAGCCGCCTGTCCTACCTGCTCGATCAGCAGCAGCCGGCCGTCCGGGAGATCGTCGGCACGGTGAGCACGATGATCACCGAGGCGGCGATATCTCCTTACCGATGA
- a CDS encoding acetamidase/formamidase family protein, with the protein MYAYTLGGRAAIGTVRPGEILRVSTQDCFGGLVRGPQDLPSQVCPLPFVNPVTGPFHVEGARPGDTLALHFAAITPARDWGVSATVPHFGALTSTDRTASLQPPLEERVWVYDIDTAAGLVHFRATRGDQAVALPLDPMHGTVGVAPAGFEVRSTLTCDSHGGNLDTPEIRAGATLYLGVNVDGALFSLGDGHARQGEGEACGTAVETAMETTLVVDLIPNTATPWPRIETDSYLISVGVARPLEDAYRIAHADMTRWIGELTGLEQLDAYQLLSQAGTAPAGNVVDPNYTMLAKIAKRWLPGPAAAYAGTHARLRSIAAAG; encoded by the coding sequence ATGTATGCCTATACCCTCGGCGGCCGGGCCGCGATCGGCACCGTGCGGCCCGGCGAGATCCTGCGGGTCTCCACACAGGACTGTTTCGGCGGGCTGGTCCGCGGGCCGCAGGATCTGCCGTCGCAGGTCTGCCCGCTGCCCTTCGTCAACCCCGTCACCGGGCCCTTCCATGTCGAGGGAGCGCGGCCCGGCGACACCCTGGCGCTGCACTTCGCGGCGATCACGCCCGCCCGCGACTGGGGCGTCTCGGCGACGGTCCCGCACTTCGGCGCGCTCACCTCGACGGATCGCACCGCGAGCCTGCAACCGCCGCTGGAGGAGCGGGTCTGGGTCTACGACATCGACACCGCCGCAGGCCTCGTGCACTTCCGGGCCACCCGCGGCGACCAGGCCGTCGCGCTCCCGCTCGACCCCATGCACGGTACGGTCGGCGTCGCCCCCGCCGGTTTCGAGGTCCGTTCCACGCTGACCTGCGACTCCCACGGCGGCAACCTGGACACCCCGGAGATCCGAGCGGGCGCCACGCTGTATCTCGGCGTCAACGTCGACGGCGCCCTCTTCTCCCTCGGCGACGGCCATGCGCGCCAGGGCGAGGGCGAGGCGTGCGGCACCGCGGTCGAGACGGCGATGGAGACGACGCTCGTCGTCGACCTCATCCCGAACACCGCGACACCGTGGCCGCGGATCGAGACCGACTCATACCTCATCTCGGTCGGGGTGGCCCGGCCGCTGGAGGACGCCTACCGCATCGCGCACGCCGACATGACGCGCTGGATCGGCGAGCTGACCGGCTTGGAGCAGCTCGACGCCTATCAGCTGCTCTCGCAGGCCGGCACCGCACCGGCGGGCAACGTGGTCGACCCCAACTACACGATGCTCGCGAAGATCGCCAAACGATGGCTGCCGGGGCCGGCTGCGGCCTACGCCGGCACGCATGCCCGGCTGCGGTCGATCGCCGCGGCGGGGTGA
- a CDS encoding APC family permease: protein MSDDVLGRFGYQQELRRGVGLADLVFYGLIFMVPIAPFAIFGTVFAASGGMPVLAYAVGLVALLLTAASYTQMLRAFPLAGSVYSYAGRSIGASAGFLTGWAIFLDYILVPSLLYLIAATAMHAAVPSIPVWLWLIGFVLANTLINLRGIRMTALFTKVMIVGELIVLAVFLGIGIWALADGRGHGWSLTPLFNSETFTWPIILGAVSVAVLSFLGFDGISMLAEEARGGAAQVGKAIKLALILAGVLFIVQVWVASLLVADPAALLAAGDPDGTAFYDAAAQTGVSWLADLTSTATAIAWGLADTLVAQVAVSRLLYAMARDRQLPRFLATVSMKRGVPANATLLVAALSTVVGVWMSTRADGIGLLVGLVNMGAMVAFVVLHLSVIVHYLIRNRSGNLLAHLVLPLAGIGVLVMVIVNAGVWAQALGAVWLILGVVALIGMTLAGRSPTLAGMSRAE, encoded by the coding sequence GTGTCGGATGACGTGCTCGGCCGGTTCGGTTATCAGCAGGAGCTGCGCAGGGGCGTGGGCCTGGCCGATCTGGTCTTCTATGGACTGATCTTCATGGTGCCGATCGCACCCTTCGCCATCTTCGGCACCGTCTTCGCCGCCTCGGGCGGGATGCCGGTGCTCGCCTACGCCGTGGGGCTGGTCGCGCTGCTGCTCACGGCCGCTTCCTACACCCAGATGCTGCGCGCCTTCCCGCTCGCGGGCAGCGTCTACAGCTACGCCGGGCGCTCCATCGGGGCATCGGCCGGATTCCTCACCGGCTGGGCGATCTTCCTCGACTACATCCTGGTGCCCAGCCTGCTCTACCTCATCGCGGCGACGGCGATGCACGCCGCCGTGCCGAGCATCCCGGTCTGGCTCTGGCTGATCGGATTCGTGCTCGCCAACACCCTGATCAACCTGCGCGGCATCCGGATGACGGCGCTCTTCACCAAGGTGATGATCGTCGGCGAGCTGATCGTCCTCGCCGTCTTCCTCGGTATCGGCATCTGGGCGCTCGCCGACGGCCGGGGCCACGGCTGGAGCCTCACCCCGCTCTTCAACTCCGAGACCTTCACCTGGCCGATCATCCTCGGCGCGGTCTCCGTCGCCGTGCTGTCGTTCCTCGGCTTCGACGGCATCTCCATGCTCGCCGAGGAGGCGAGGGGCGGCGCCGCACAGGTCGGCAAGGCGATCAAGCTGGCGCTGATCCTCGCCGGGGTGCTCTTCATCGTGCAGGTCTGGGTCGCCTCGCTCCTCGTCGCCGACCCGGCGGCGCTGCTCGCGGCGGGCGACCCCGACGGCACCGCCTTCTATGACGCGGCGGCGCAGACCGGCGTCTCCTGGCTCGCCGACCTCACCTCCACCGCGACCGCGATCGCCTGGGGGCTCGCCGACACGCTCGTGGCCCAGGTCGCCGTCTCGCGGCTGCTCTACGCGATGGCCCGCGACCGCCAGCTGCCGAGGTTCCTCGCCACGGTCTCGATGAAGCGCGGCGTGCCCGCCAACGCGACGCTGCTCGTCGCCGCGCTCTCCACCGTCGTCGGAGTGTGGATGTCGACCCGGGCCGACGGCATCGGGCTGCTCGTCGGGCTCGTCAACATGGGCGCGATGGTCGCCTTCGTCGTGCTGCACCTGTCGGTGATCGTGCATTACCTGATCCGGAACCGCTCGGGCAACCTGCTGGCGCACCTGGTGCTGCCGCTCGCCGGGATCGGCGTACTCGTCATGGTGATCGTCAATGCCGGCGTCTGGGCGCAGGCGCTCGGCGCGGTCTGGCTGATCCTCGGCGTCGTCGCACTGATCGGGATGACCCTGGCCGGGCGGTCGCCCACGCTGGCCGGGATGAGCCGGGCAGAATGA
- a CDS encoding pyridoxal phosphate-dependent aminotransferase: MWRVTDVTSSKLRGLGTTIFAEMTALAKRTGAVNLGQGFPDTDGPAGVLAAARDAISAGLNQYPPVDGLPELKSAIAAARADRYGQVFDPDGGEIMVTAGATEAIASVLIALCEPGDEVVVFEPYYDSYLANMAMAGAVRRPVQLRMAGDRFGFDPAELRAAITPKTRLLLLNSPHNPTGKVFTAAELTLIAELCVEHDLIAVTDEVYEYLTFDGAEHIPLATLPGMRERTLTISSAGKTFSATGWKIGWVCGPAPLVAAARKAKQFLTFAGGTPFQAAIAVGLRDELDWVAALRADLQERRDRLRKALTAMGAETYPCEGTYFLQIDVRSLGYEDGVEFCRDLAEKAKVVAIPAQVFFDDVETGRRYVRFAFCKSDAVLDEGIRRLATFTS, encoded by the coding sequence ATGTGGCGGGTGACGGATGTGACCAGCAGCAAGCTGCGCGGCCTCGGGACGACGATCTTCGCCGAGATGACTGCCCTGGCCAAGCGCACCGGCGCGGTCAACCTCGGGCAGGGCTTCCCCGACACCGACGGCCCGGCCGGCGTGCTCGCCGCCGCGCGCGACGCCATCTCCGCCGGGCTCAACCAGTATCCGCCGGTCGACGGCCTGCCGGAGCTGAAGTCCGCGATCGCCGCCGCCCGGGCGGACCGCTACGGCCAGGTCTTCGACCCCGACGGCGGCGAGATCATGGTGACCGCCGGTGCGACGGAGGCGATCGCGTCCGTGCTGATCGCGCTCTGCGAGCCCGGCGACGAGGTGGTCGTCTTCGAGCCCTACTACGACAGCTACCTCGCCAACATGGCGATGGCCGGTGCGGTCCGCCGCCCGGTGCAGCTCCGGATGGCCGGCGACCGCTTCGGGTTCGACCCGGCCGAGCTGCGTGCCGCGATCACGCCGAAGACCAGGCTGCTGCTGCTCAACAGCCCGCACAACCCGACCGGCAAGGTCTTCACCGCAGCCGAGCTGACCCTCATCGCCGAGCTCTGCGTCGAGCACGACCTGATCGCCGTCACCGACGAGGTCTACGAGTACCTGACCTTCGACGGCGCCGAGCACATCCCGCTCGCCACGCTGCCGGGCATGCGCGAACGCACGCTGACGATCTCGTCGGCGGGCAAGACCTTCTCCGCGACCGGTTGGAAGATCGGCTGGGTCTGCGGTCCGGCACCGCTCGTCGCCGCCGCGCGCAAGGCGAAGCAGTTCCTCACCTTCGCCGGGGGTACGCCGTTCCAGGCCGCGATCGCCGTCGGGCTGCGTGACGAGCTGGACTGGGTCGCCGCGCTCCGCGCCGATCTGCAGGAGCGCCGCGACCGGCTGCGCAAGGCGCTCACCGCGATGGGTGCGGAGACCTACCCGTGCGAGGGGACCTATTTCCTGCAGATCGACGTCCGCTCGCTGGGTTATGAGGACGGCGTCGAGTTCTGCCGCGATCTCGCCGAGAAGGCCAAGGTGGTGGCGATCCCCGCCCAGGTCTTCTTCGACGATGTCGAGACCGGCCGACGCTATGTCCGCTTCGCCTTCTGCAAGTCGGATGCCGTCCTCGACGAGGGCATCCGCCGACTCGCCACCTTCACCAGCTGA
- a CDS encoding carbon-nitrogen hydrolase family protein, with protein MRVAVCQLNARDDRAANLATARELLDRAAALGADLAVLPEYTDYLGPAAGAPKPETLTGDYAAFFADAARELGMWVLAGSFHEASADGERTHNTAPLFDRSGALVTAYRKIHLYDVEIPGRVSFLESATIAPGAETVVADVDGVRVGFSICYDLRFPELYRRLAVEGGAQVIVVPAAFMAHTGRDHWEVLLRARAIENQCYVVAAGQIGDHDPGRTCFGRSMVIDPWGTVIAQAPDTVGVTVAELDLARLTKIRAELPSLANRRL; from the coding sequence ATGCGCGTCGCCGTCTGCCAGCTCAACGCCCGCGATGACCGCGCGGCCAACCTCGCCACCGCCCGCGAGCTGCTCGACCGGGCCGCCGCGCTCGGTGCCGACCTCGCCGTGCTCCCGGAGTACACGGACTACCTCGGCCCCGCGGCGGGCGCGCCGAAGCCGGAGACGCTGACCGGCGATTACGCGGCGTTCTTCGCCGATGCCGCCCGGGAGCTGGGGATGTGGGTGCTCGCGGGGTCGTTCCACGAAGCCAGCGCCGACGGGGAGCGCACGCACAACACCGCGCCGCTCTTCGACCGGTCCGGCGCCCTCGTCACCGCCTACCGGAAGATCCACCTCTATGACGTGGAGATCCCGGGGCGGGTGTCCTTTCTGGAGTCCGCGACGATCGCGCCCGGCGCCGAGACCGTCGTCGCCGACGTCGACGGGGTCCGGGTCGGCTTCTCGATCTGCTACGACCTGCGCTTCCCCGAGCTTTACCGGCGGCTCGCCGTCGAGGGCGGCGCGCAGGTGATCGTGGTCCCGGCGGCCTTCATGGCGCACACCGGCCGCGACCACTGGGAGGTGCTGCTGCGGGCCCGGGCGATCGAGAACCAGTGCTACGTCGTGGCGGCCGGGCAGATCGGCGACCATGACCCCGGCCGCACCTGCTTCGGCCGGAGCATGGTCATCGATCCGTGGGGCACCGTGATCGCGCAGGCCCCGGACACCGTCGGCGTCACCGTCGCGGAGCTGGACCTGGCCCGGCTCACGAAGATCCGCGCGGAGCTGCCCAGCCTCGCCAACCGCCGGCTCTAA
- a CDS encoding S-adenosylmethionine:tRNA ribosyltransferase-isomerase has product MLDFALDPELEAHEPPEARGLARDQVRLLVGRSPDHVSHHRFTDLPSLLDPGDVLVVNTSATMPAAVETTEPGLAVHVSTLQPDGTWLVELRRHGQPFLGGVAGQRLTLRGGATVTLRAAYSDRLWAAELDTVSVPAYLARHGRPIRYSYVERQWPISAYHSVFAIEPGSAEMPSASRPFTEALVTRLVSRGVVIAPITLHTGVASPEAHERPYPERFSVGATTARLVNQARAAGGRVVAVGTTAVRAIETAARADGSVAAAGGWTDLVVTPDQGVRVVDGLLTGFHEPRASHLLMLAAIAGNDLLGRCYAEAIGERYLWHEFGDLNLLLTH; this is encoded by the coding sequence ATGCTCGACTTCGCGCTCGACCCCGAGCTGGAGGCGCACGAGCCGCCCGAGGCGCGCGGTCTCGCCCGCGACCAGGTGCGCCTGCTCGTCGGCCGCTCCCCCGATCACGTCTCCCACCACCGATTCACCGACCTGCCGTCGCTGCTCGACCCGGGTGACGTGCTCGTCGTCAACACCTCCGCGACGATGCCGGCGGCCGTGGAGACGACCGAGCCGGGGCTCGCCGTGCACGTCTCGACGCTGCAGCCCGACGGCACCTGGCTCGTCGAGCTGCGCCGGCACGGGCAGCCGTTCCTCGGCGGTGTCGCCGGGCAGCGGCTCACGCTGCGTGGCGGTGCCACGGTGACGTTGCGGGCGGCCTACTCGGACCGGCTCTGGGCGGCCGAGTTGGACACGGTGTCGGTCCCGGCCTACCTGGCCCGGCACGGCAGGCCGATTCGTTACTCCTATGTGGAGCGCCAATGGCCGATCTCCGCCTATCACAGCGTCTTCGCGATCGAGCCGGGCAGCGCGGAGATGCCGAGTGCGAGCCGTCCCTTCACCGAGGCGCTCGTCACGAGGCTGGTGAGCCGGGGCGTCGTCATCGCACCGATCACCCTGCACACCGGTGTGGCGTCACCGGAGGCGCACGAGCGGCCGTACCCGGAGCGGTTCTCGGTCGGTGCGACCACCGCGCGCCTCGTCAACCAGGCCAGGGCCGCGGGTGGCCGAGTCGTCGCGGTCGGGACCACCGCGGTCCGCGCGATCGAAACGGCCGCGCGGGCCGACGGGTCGGTCGCGGCCGCCGGCGGCTGGACCGACCTGGTGGTCACGCCCGACCAGGGGGTACGCGTGGTCGACGGCCTCCTCACCGGCTTCCACGAACCGCGAGCGTCGCACCTGCTGATGCTGGCCGCGATCGCCGGGAACGACCTGTTGGGACGGTGCTACGCCGAGGCGATCGGGGAACGCTATCTGTGGCACGAGTTCGGGGACCTGAACCTCTTGCTCACGCATTGA